One Setaria viridis chromosome 3, Setaria_viridis_v4.0, whole genome shotgun sequence DNA window includes the following coding sequences:
- the LOC117849024 gene encoding putative ubiquitin-conjugating enzyme E2 38: protein MATHASKSYLCAGSSSFDDPDVVEVSPATAAAGGWASGHHKRKRSQVVPHEVIEIDDDDPDGVMIIGDNKASVDKNKQTVVYPMDWAKHGKSSLVHEIPGPSTYAPKYANPWVDNLKMFQDDAAYNYSDEGFDEDYAYDEDEYEDDGYDASLVESEYNYSLSSKFDSLDIPLGVEASLPWTQTIAIEIANKTKPTKIVDDKIEEKYKAFKQFDTVDDHSDHYFSKPELRKVQVVKKPSKDWAKRIQHEWKVLEKDLPDTIFVRAYEDRMDLLRAVIMGPAGTPYHDGLFFFDIYFPPQYPNVPPMVNYRAGGLRLNPNLYACGKVCLSLLNTWTGSGCERWNPSNSTMLQVLVSIQALVLNAKPYFNEPGYAMQANTPHGEKKSLTYNEDTFLLSCRTMLYSLRNPPKNFEDFVAGHFREYGRSILVACRAYLDGAQVGCLAGDGVQDVDEGDKSCSVRFKQSLKRLFQELLMEFIVKGADCDKFLAEKGRSGASAAAADTTLRL, encoded by the exons ATGGCGACCCACGCCTCCAA GAGTTACCTGTGCGCGGGCAGCTCGTCGTTCGATGATCCCGACGTGGTTGAGGTGTCCCCGGCgaccgccgcggccgggggGTGGGCCTCGGGCCACCATAAGAGGAAGCGGAGCCAG GTTGTACCTCATGAAGTAATCgaaattgatgatgatgacCCTGATGGAGTTATGATTATTGGTGATAATAAAGCATCAGTGGACAAGAATAAGCAAACTGTCGTATACCCTATGGATTGGGCAAAGCATGGCAAG AGTAGTTTGGTTCATGAAATTCCTGGCCCAAGCACATATGCTCCAAAATATGCCAATCCATGGGTTGACAACCTGAAAATGTTTCAAGACGATGCAGCTTACAACTATTCTGATGAGGGATTTGATGAAGACTATGCATATGATGAAGATGAGTATGAAGATGATGGTTATGATGCTTCACTTGTTGAAAGTGAGTATAACTATAGTTTGTCCTCCAAGTTTGATAGCTTGGATATTCCACTTGGTGTGGAGGCTTCCTTACCGTGGACTCAGACGATTGCTATTGAGATTGCAAATAAGACCAAACCCACTAAGATCGTGGATGATAAAATAGAGGAAAAATACAAGGCGTTTAAGCAATTTGATACTGTTGATGATCATAGTGATCATTATTTTTCTAAGCCAGAGTTAAGAAAGGTCCAGGTGGTGAAAAAG CCATCAAAAGACTGGGCGAAACGTATTCAGCATGAGTGGAAAGTACTAGAAAAAGATTTGCCAG ATACTATATTTGTGAGGGCGTATGAGGATAGAATGGACCTGCTTAGAGCTGTCATTATGGGACCAGCTGGCACTCCTTACCATGATGGGCTCTTCTTCTTTGACATTTACTTCCCTCCACAATATCCAAATGTACCGCCA ATGGTGAATTACCGCGCTGGTGGTCTGCGGCTTAATCCAAACTTGTATGCTTGTGGGAAGGTGTGCCTTAGCCTTCTAAACACATGGACTGGCAGTGGATGTGAGAGGTGGAACCCATCCAATTCAACTATGCTGCAGGTCTTGGTCTCCATTCAGGCTTTGGTTTTGAATGCCAAACCTTATTTCAATGAGCCTGGTTATGCTATGCAAGCTAACACACCTCATGGGGAGAAGAAATCCCTGACATACAATGAAGATACATTCCTTCTATCATGCAGAACAATGCTGTATTCTCTTCGAAATCCACCCAAG AATTTTGAGGATTTTGTTGCTGGCCATTTCCGCGAGTATGGGCGCAGCATCCTTGTAGCTTGCAGAGCTTACCTGGACGGTGCCCAGGTTGGATGCCTTGCTGGGGATGGAGTGCAGGATGTCGATGAGGGTGATAAGAGCTGCTCCGTGAGGTTTAAGCAATCACTGAAGAGACTGTTTCAGGAACTTCTGATGGAGTTCATCGTGAAGGGTGCGGACTGTGACAAGTTCCTCGCCGAAAAGGGGAGATCTGGAGCTTCTGCAGCGGCCGCGGACACCACATTGAGGCTATAA
- the LOC117849025 gene encoding uncharacterized protein codes for MGEGRRRRDLTPRFPSVSPPQMAPPRANPSRRHPLLVLPLLLLLLIPAAAAAAGDTSLSTFSYSRHCPGLPAAPDVPAGDGHALPTLQLSTGYFSGGGPRIFAPEPSSQPRSFSLLPSSVVRTANASLLHVSATLSVSGGRRPGRYGLGGRNPFEDDVQARYFRPRLPRFTGRRGSIIFGLEGYYSTGSGELCMVGTGSGRAADGTPVHFPVVLRLGFPTPANLTRSFVTGRLESVDTITPIDPLSLVAYAEEGYAYAESASCPPPPAGRLDALQVFENRTFSCAYLNSMLKSPFRLHYQSGSESTASSLGLHQRYMYVNRMQCKDDGAVRAYVVFTNQTEASRYYFMLGEKAVVVDGFWDHGRSRLCFKGCHVVNSGPSPADLAVGECGIGMSFWFPAVWSLQQRSFAAGLVWNTSLKSGEAIAAGSSAITHNYRGNLAGLKYNYTKVDEAMKHYKKSGLNKDRKGKFPDSSSYRDLVFRFFVQKGGGSGYASPVTLGSMLFDGNSLVAPDPFSHHVTGVMKQRLINVSYDIYYVGNWSLESFHRRHISAEGVYDTKTGSLCMIACRELNVSSDCEILVTAQFSSLDAKVAQHVKGTIRSLRKKTDPLFFETLYIASYGMFIDQVDESIWRMDLESTMALISMTLACIFIAVQLFHVNKVPEALPAMSITMLVVLALGYMIPLVLNFEALFKNSNKQTFPLAGGGWLEVNEVMVRIITMITFLLQLRLLQLAWSARSVDVSKAESWAAEKKVLWICLPLYITGGVITWVVHMRFNHSRRMLRQVVQIKPVGHAFWEDLVSYGGLILDGFLLPQVILNASSDSKVRALSPGFYIGSTMIRALPHVYDVFRRQHFVPSLRPSYMYASPHDDLFSLAWDIVIPCGAMLLSVVLFFQQRLGGAFFLCSKNRKTREYEMVSTVSS; via the coding sequence ATGGGCGAAGGGAGGAGACGGCGAGATCTCACTCCCCGCTTCCCCTCCGTCTCCCCGCCCCAAATGGCGCCACCGCGCGctaaccctagccgccgccacccgctcctcgtcctccccctcctcctgctcctcctgatcccggccgccgccgccgccgccggagataCCTCCTTGTCCACCTTCTCGTACTCCCGCCACTGCCCCGGCCTCCCCGCGGCGCCCGACGTCCCCGCGGGAGACGGCCACGCGCTCCCCACCCTCCAGCTCTCCACCGGCTACTTCTCCGGCGGCGGGCCCCGCATCTTCGCCCCCGAACCCTCCTCCCAGCCGCGGTCCTTCTCGCTCCTCCCCTCCTCGGTCGTCCGCACCGCCAACGCCTCGCTCCTCCACGTCTCCGCCACGCTATCCGTCTCCGGGGGCCGCCGCCCGGGCCGCTACGGGCTCGGCGGCCGCAACCCCTTCGAGGACGACGTCCAGGCGCGCTACTTccgcccgcgcctcccgcgCTTCACGGGGCGCCGCGGCTCCATCATCTTCGGCCTGGAGGGATACTACTCGACGGGCTCCGGCGAGCTCTGCATGGTCGGCACGGGCTCCGGCCGCGCGGCCGACGGCACGCCCGTGCACTTCCCCGTCGTGCTCCGCCTCGGCTTCCCCACCCCCGCCAACCTGACGCGGTCCTTCGTCACCGGCCGCCTCGAGAGCGTCGACACCATCACACCCATCGACCCCCTCTCACTCGTCGCCTACGCTGAGGAGGGATACGCGTACGCGGAGAGCGCCTCCTGCCCACCCCCGCCTGCGGGGAGGCTCGACGCGCTCCAGGTGTTCGAGAATAGGACTTTCTCGTGTGCTTACCTCAATTCAATGCTCAAATCGCCGTTCAGGTTGCACTACCAGAGCGGCAGCGAGTCCACCGCATCCTCACTGGGGCTTCACCAAAGGTACATGTATGTCAACcggatgcaatgcaaggatgatgGTGCCGTCCGCGCTTATGTGGTATTCACTAACCAGACAGAGGCATCAAGGTACTACTTCATGCTGGGTGAGAAGGCAGTTGTGGTGGATGGGTTCTGGGATCATGGCAGAAGCCGGCTTTGCTTCAAAGGGTGTCACGTCGTGAACTCAGGGCCATCCCCTGCTGATTTGGCAGTGGGTGAATGTGGAATTGGGATGAGCTTCTGGTTCCCGGCAGTGTGGTCGTTACAGCAGCGGAGCTTTGCTGCTGGTCTGGTCTGGAATACGAGTCTGAAAAGTGGTGAAGCCATTGCTGCAGGTTCTAGTGCAATCACTCACAACTACAGGGGCAATCTTGCTGGTTTGAAGTATAATTACACTAAGGTGGATGAGGCGATGAAGCACTATAAGAAGTCTGGATTGAACAAGGACAGGAAAGGGAAGTTCCCAGACAGCAGTTCGTACCGGGACTTGGTTTTCAGGTTTTTTGTGCAGAAAGGAGGTGGCTCTGGATATGCATCGCCTGTCACACTTGGGTCAATGTTGTTTGATGGAAACTCTTTGGTGGCTCCGGATCCCTTTTCTCATCATGTGACAGGCGTGATGAAGCAGAGACTGATTAATGTCAGCTACGACATctactatgttgggaattggTCTCTAGAATCATTCCATCGTCGACATATCTCAGCGGAGGGTGTTTATGATACTAAGACAGGCTCCCTTTGCATGATCGCTTGTCGAGAGCTTAATGTCTCATCAGATTGTGAAATTCTGGTGACTGCTCAGTTTTCTTCTTTGGATGCAAAAGTAGCACAGCATGTAAAGGGAACTATCAGAAGCTTGAGGAAGAAGACTGACCCTCTTTTCTTTGAAACACTGTATATTGCTTCATATGGGATGTTCATAGACCAAGTGGATGAATCAATATGGAGAATGGACTTAGAAAGCACCATGGCGTTGATCTCTATGACACTGGCATGCATCTTCATCGCTGTGCAGCTGTTTCATGTCAACAAGGTCCCTGAAGCACTTCCTGCCATGTCAATCACGATGCTTGTTGTTCTGGCTTTGGGTTACATGATCCCTCTTGTACTTAACTTTGAGGCTCTCTTCAAGAACAGCAACAAACAGACCTTCCCGCTTGCAGGCGGTGGTTGGCTTGAGGTGAATGAAGTTATGGTGCGAATCATTACCATGATAACATTTCTGCTACAGTTGCGACTTCTTCAGTTGGCATGGTCTGCACGGTCTGTGGATGTAAGCAAAGCTGAGTCATGGGCTGCCGAGAAGAAAGTACTCTGGATATGCTTGCCACTGTACATCACTGGAGGAGTTATTACTTGGGTTGTTCACATGAGGTTTAATCACAGCCGAAGAATGCTAAGGCAGGTAGTACAAATCAAGCCAGTTGGACATGCATTCTGGGAGGACCTTGTATCTTATGGTGGATTAATACTCGATGGGTTCTTGCTCCCTCAAGTGATCCTTAATGCTTCCTCAGATTCCAAAGTTAGAGCCCTTTCCCCAGGGTTTTACATCGGAAGCACCATGATCCGCGCTCTGCCTCATGTGTATGATGTGTTCAGGAGACAGCATTTTGTGCCGAGCTTGAGACCATCTTACATGTATGCTAGCCCTCATGATGATCTCTTCAGCCTCGCATGGGACATTGTGATACCTTGTGGAGCAATGCTACTGTCAGTGGTTCTCTTCTTTCAGCAGCGGCTTGGAGGTGCTTTCTTCCTTTGTTCGAAGAACAGGAAGACAAGAGAATATGAAATGGTTTCCACCGTCAGTTCTTAA
- the LOC117847241 gene encoding MACPF domain-containing protein NSL1: MRGSFGARRMTAQEAAEAAVGAVGCGYDLTGDLRLGRAKPAGRLVEIDAAPAPARDLTLPGGAVVSGVPAGIVADKGERTRFRSDVLSFAQMAEQVNQSLSLAGKIPSGAFNVMFDYRGCWHRDAAATRSLCFDGCFVELYSVEAVRAQLALRDSVKEDLPPFWDPPALAEFIDKYGTHVVVGVKMGGKDVVCVKQLKGSSLTQSDVQARLKKLADGKFSQDGPAGNPTAAGDDRLTHGLNGNFGPGSAAWQSFRSPVVSHKDDIVCIHIRRGGVDSGQGHGKWLSTITGYPDVISMSFVPITSLLSGVRGCGFLNHAVNLYLRYKPPIEELQQFLEFQVPRHWAPEFGELPLCLHRRKNSLPSLQFTLMGPKLHVNTAKVDSGNRPVTGIRLFLEGKKNDRLGVHLQHLSVTPGTITVAGEAASAEDAIVDERDYIEPVMSPLLSHVCTAPVQYNGARIDDCAAIVTRAWLEVRDTCCLKKVLFLRLGFSGVAATKIRRSEWDGPSVVPLKSGSLSARLSAALSGGLAQAVPPPPAAEEKVEVNSAIFPKGPPVPLPVQKMARHVDTTEVMRGPDDQPGYWVVTGAKLCVEGGKIALKVKYSLLIAVQEDTDV, from the exons ATGAGGGGGTCCTTCGGCGCGCGGCGGATGACCGCGCaggaggcggccgaggcggccgtGGGCGCGGTCGGGTGCGGGTACGACCTCACGGGGGACCTCCGCCTGGGCCGCGCCAAGCCGGCGGGGAGGTTGGTGGAGatcgacgcggcgccggcgccggcgcgggacCTGACCCTTCCTGGAGGGGCCGTCGTCTCCGGCGTGCCGGCCGGGATCGTCGCCGACAAGGGCGAGCGCACGCGGTTCCGCTCCGACGTCCTCTCCTTCGCTCAG ATGGCGGAGCAGGTGAACCAGTCGCTGTCGCTGGCGGGGAAGATCCCCTCGGGCGCCTTCAACGTCATGTTCGACTACCGCGGGTGCTGGCAccgggacgccgccgccacgcggAGCCTCTGCTTCGACGGCTGCTTCGTCGAGCTCTACAGCGTCGAGGCCGTGCGCGCGCAGCTCGCCCTGCGAGACAGCGTCAAGGAGGACCTGCCGCCCTTCTGGGATCCCCCCGCGCTCGCCGA GTTCATCGACAAGTACGGGACGCACGTCGTCGTCGGGGTGAAGATGGGAGGCAAGGACGTGGTGTGCGTCAAGCAGCTTAAGGGCTCCAGCCTGACGCAGAGCGACGTGCAGGCCCGGCTCAAGAAGCTCGCCGACGGCAAGTTCTCGCAGGACGGCCCGGCCGGGaatcccaccgccgccggagacgaCAGGCTTACGCACGGGCTAAAC GGAAATTTCGGCCCCGGATCAGCGGCCTGGCAGTCTTTCAGATCACCAGTCGTGTCTCACAAGGAT GACATTGTCTGCATCCACATCAGGAGAGGTGGCGTCGACAGCGGGCAGGGCCACGGCAAGTGGCTCTCGACGATCACCGGCTACCCGGACGTCATCTCGATGTCGTTCGTGCCCATAACTTCCCTGCTGTCCGGCGTTCGAGGCTGCGGGTTCCTGAACCATGCGGTGAATCTCTACCTCAGAT ACAAACCGCCCATAGAAGAGCTTCAGCAGTTTCTGGAGTTCCAGGTGCCGCGGCACTGGGCTCCAGAGTTTGGTGAGCTTCCTCTTTGCCTCCACAGGAGGAAGAACAGCTTGCCGTCTCTTCAGTTCACCCTCATGGGCCCTAAGCTTCATGTCAATACTGCCAAG GTTGATTCCGGCAACCGTCCGGTGACCGGCATCCGGCTGTTCTTGGAAGGCAAGAAGAACGACCGGCTGGGGGTCCACCTGCAGCACCTGTCGGTGACGCCGGGCACGATcacggtggccggcgaggcggcgtcgGCCGAGGACGCGATCGTGGACGAGCGCGACTACATCGAGCCCGTGATGTCGCCGCTGCTCTCGCACGTCTGCACGGCGCCGGTGCAGTACAACGGCGCGCGGATCGACGACTGCGCGGCGATCGTGACCAGGGCGTGGCTGGAGGTGCGGGACACCTGCTGCCTCAAGAAGGTGCTCTTCCTGCGGCTGGGCTTCTCCGGCGTCGCGGCCACGAAGATCCGGCGGTCCGAGTGGGACGGGCCCTCCGTCGTGCCCCTCAAGTCCGGCTCGCTGTCGGCGAGGCTCAGTGCGGCGCTCTCCGGCGGCCTGGCGCaggcggtgccgccgccgcccgccgcggagGAGAAGGTGGAGGTGAACTCCGCCATATTCCCCAAGGGACCGCCGGTGCCGCTCCCGGTGCAGAAGATGGCGAGGCACGTGGACACCACGGAGGTGATGAGGGGCCCCGACGACCAGCCGGGGTACTGGGTGGTCACCGGCGCGAAGCTGTGCGTCGAGGGCGGCAAGATCGCGCTCAAGGTCAAGTACTCGCTGCTCATCGCGGTGCAAGAGGACACCGACGTCTGA
- the LOC117848340 gene encoding uncharacterized protein, with translation MDLETENRLASLLLEEARRLQLEADREGVHAYLRKPNVRHRPNSRFLTATVRGVQQANRVVEVNEMWRAREKELELESKMRSGSSKSKDLYDSRGEKRKSDSRNHSSSSRVEQEGIAYSYSDKEDGLGDDEIERFLHSRVKRGRGAVGSRMDEPGPYLDLLSHRKDNEPSPDIRVEEKWERRVQGPEKPSFLKSKSPDDWHKESLDGKSSSSEPRSKKEKKRKSEKKDKRDKNKEKYKKKSKHRHHHHQKSRRRE, from the exons ATGGATCTGGAGACAGAGAATCGTCTTGCTTCTTTACTACTTGAAGAAGCGCGAAGATTACAGTTAGAGGCTGACAGGGAAGGTGTCCATGCGTATCTTCGAAAGCCTAATGTAAGGCATCGTCCAAACTCTCGGTTCCTCACGGCCACAGTTCGTGGAGTTCAGCAAG CAAACCGTGTTGTGGAGGTCAATGAAATGTGGCGAGCCAGGGAAAAGGAATTGGAGTTGGAATCCAAGATGAGAAGCGGAAGTAGCAAAAGTAAAGATCTTTATGACTCAAGAGGTGAGAAGCGTAAAAGTGACTCCAGAAACCATAGCTCCAGCTCAAGGGTTGAACAAGAAGGGATTGCCTACTCCTACTCAGACAAGGAGGATGGTCTGGGTGATGATGAAATTGAAAGATTTCTTCATTCAAG GGTGAAGCGAGGACGTGGGGCTGTTGGTTCTAGGATGGACGAGCCCGGTCCATACCTTGATTTGTTGTCCCATCGTAAAGACAACGAGCCTAGTCCTGACATACGTGTGGAAGAAAAATGGGAACGCCGAGTGCAAGGCCCAGAGAAGCCTTCGTTTTTGAAATCCAAATCTCCTGATGATTGGCATAAGGAATCGTTGGATGGAAAGTCGTCAAGCTCTGAACCACGgagcaagaaagaaaagaaacggaAATCAGAGAAAAAAGATAAGAGAGATAAAAATAAGGAGAAGTACAAGAAGAAATCCAAACATCGTCATCACCACCACCAGAAAAGCCGAAGAAGGGAGTGA